The following are encoded together in the Rana temporaria chromosome 12, aRanTem1.1, whole genome shotgun sequence genome:
- the LOC120919273 gene encoding ADP-ribosylation factor-like codes for MGILLSRLHQAIMNFSGTNARIIMLGLDAAGKTTILYKLRFNEAVCTIPTIGFNVETVEPIQNVTFTVWDVGGQDKIRVLWKHYFQNTDGLVFVVDSADPERFKDARSELESILEADEMKGVPFLVLANKQDVFGARRPGELVEELGLRSLRGHQWHVQGCCATTGDGLVGGLEILTNFVKEFKKRKPY; via the coding sequence ATGGGTATCCTCCTAAGCAGGCTTCACCAAGCAATAATGAACTTCTCTGGCACTAATGCTCGGATCATAATGCTGGGTCTGGACGCTGCTGGAAAGACTACAATTCTATATAAGCTAAGGTTCAATGAGGCCGTCTGTACAATCCCCACTATTGGGTTCAATGTTGAGACTGTTGAACCCATTCAGAACGTGACCTTCACTGTTTGGGATGTAGGAGGCCAGGACAAGATTCGAGTCCTGTGGAAGCACTATTTTCAAAACACAGATGGCCTTGTTTTTGTGGTGGATAGCGCTGACCCTGAGCGATTCAAAGATGCCCGTTCAGAACTAGAATCCATCTTGGAAGCTGATGAAATGAAAGGAGTACCCTTCTTAGTACTTGCTAATAAGCAGGATGTTTTTGGTGCCAGGAGACCTGGTGAACTGGTGGAGGAGTTGGGGCTGAGGAGCCTAAGAGGACACCAATGGCATGTCCAGGGATGCTGTGCCACCACTGGTGACGGGCTTGTGGGGGGTCTGGAGATCCTCACCAACTTTGTGAAAGAGTTCAAGAAAAGAAAGCCCTACTGA